Sequence from the Paramisgurnus dabryanus chromosome 3, PD_genome_1.1, whole genome shotgun sequence genome:
ATAAAGGACAAGTAAAGCAAGACACACAGTGTGTCAGAATCTCCATCCCATTTCTGAAGCTCCTTCCTGCCAAGATATAGTCCTAGACTTACTGTATCTGCTTAACACTAAGATTGAGTTGTCTGAAATCTCAAATGGACATTTTGTGTAAATcagatgttttttattaatccTGCAGTGGTTGTTGGGCATGTACACTACACACTATAGTTTTATCACTTTTTTCTTGTTAAAAGCAAAAGTTTTTAGAAGACTGTCGGAGCAAACACTACAGGACTGTGTTCATGTGAAGTTTATCTTCTCTTCatacactttatttttatgatagtttttaattgcatttcacTTGTGTACTAATATTGTGTAACTGTCAGATGTCTTTTATCTCCTGTAAGCAGTTGTGTAGCTGTTTCAACAGCACCTTGTGTGCACAAACAGTTGTTATATTAAACACTTCTTATACAAACTCACTTAAACCAGTGTCCTAATGCATGATGTGCATTACTCACCTGATCAACTGGGTTTTATCTGCACAATTCTAGTCAGTTTGTAACCCTGTTTTTAGGGTAATCATAATGTCAACTGTTTTACAGAGATAATAAAGTTTCAATACAGTTTCAACTTTTACAGCTTTGGTTTTATTTCACTTGTAAGGTTGATGTTTGATTTAAATCGATAAAAGGCTTTATGAAGTTTACGTGTGTATTGTGAAGTATTTCTGAGTAAAAGCAGTAGACTTTATTCTAGACATTCGATTGTAAAGTGCTTTGTTTCAGACTGAATGGAGGCAGCTTACTAAAGCTGATACATGATGAAAGTGTTATACTAGATGGGTGTTTCTCactcatttaaaaacatgatttaCCAGCTGGGACAACCTAAGCCGCTTTTATTTCCACAAAGTTGCATCTTAGTTACAGGATTGGCTTCTTAAGGTTTCAAATTAAAGAACTGAACCAATTATTGCTGTTTAATGGTAGGAAAAATGGGATCTTTTAaatcagtggtctccaacatggtgcccgccaaagcagattctattaatagccttaattttaatgtgtttattacatattatttatattagcttggcttattttatttatattaacattttaaacaattataaaaCCTTAACAAAAAaccaacaagtaaaacaaaaaagattggAGTAgactacttaaaaaaagtagccctccagtaTCCATTGTGTTAGTCCTTGCTCACGAAAAGGTTGGAGTCCCCTAGTTTAAATAAATTCAAACATCTGTCGTAATATAGACAATGATAGGAGTGTCCATCTATTTAATTCAAATCCACAGGCTCCCATTGCAGAAGTGAGTAAAAATCAGTCCTATTCATTTGTAACAgagtaaaaaaattatgcaatacGGGTAAAGCCCTACCTTTCGCACCTAGGTGTGAGAGATCTTTGTCCATGACCTAGATAATACAAATCTATAATAGAGTTATCATCATCTGCAAACAAAGCAAGTTTATACTTGTTTAATATTTaccaataaaaatatatatatataaatctcaCTGCCATAGAATCAGTAACCAAAGTGAAATAAAGGTGATGTGGATAGTGTGAAAACAGACAGCCCTGTCTAATGTCTCCTAAATTTAAATGATCTGAGAACTGTTCCTAATAACTATTATTTATTACCTTGACCTATCCTATCAAAGTTATCCCCCTCAAATCAAttcagtaaataaaacaaaattatcttGACAACCTATATATCAGAGGTCTTCAACCATTTTAGGCCAAGGACCCTTTAATGGAAAGAGAAAAAGAGCATCAAATTAAGACACATACTTTACATACTTGGTTATGATAGTTacaaacatattaaaaaaattatttcagtctacatttttattttttactgaatAGATTTTAATGTGAGAACTTTATGCTTTTATTATTGGTCTCgcaatgcaaaaataaaaagacCCCGGACCATGGGTAATACCACCAGAGACCACAAGGGGTCCCGGATGCCCTATTGAAGACCTATGTTAGATATTACTGGAaagctttaaaggtgcagtgtgtctTTGTTTAAAATCAGGCTTATAAACCAAGATATAGATCAATTTAAAGTGAACTGGGTCAATATTTCATCTAGTGTTGACTGTAATGGTAAACACGTTTTGACTAATGAACTAATAATCACTGTTGGGTgcagtttcattttgttttattttacattattgtTCACAATAATTTGCCATGAAGAAACTGTGAGATTTGAGAAAAAATGTATTGCATATCCTGTAAAGAATGAAGCCTTTTTAACCAAAAGAAAAAAGTAATAGATGAATCTATACAGATCATTTAGTTCTTTACAATTCAGGACAAGAAAGTGTTTGATTGGTTGATATTTCCATCCACATATCGTAATAACGTCCCTGAAGTTGTCTGTATGCTagagataaacacaaaaaacattttaggCAAAGATACATTCAGGTGTAAAAAATGTCTATGTCAAAACATATTACTTTAATATACAGTCATTGAGATCATTAAATTAAATGACATATTTACAATTATATTTCTTTTGATTTTGGGATGAAATATAGCCCAGATTTACAACCACCTGATTTACATGTATTAGATTTAACATGAGTCTTACCATTCTACTAACTCTGCCCCGACTATATCATGAACGTGATACTTCAtctggaatttaacctgggaaGTTGTGCGACGTCCCTCTAATTCATCCTTTAGGATTTCACCGTATTTGGATTTCTTTACCATGCCAAGTACAGTTTTGCGTCCTGTGAGAAAGAGGATTGAAATCTGTTCATTCTTTCCCCAGCTGGGAAAatagtttacatttacataGTTTACATTCATTGACAATGGTCACCAGTCAGCAGCCCTGAagtcaatgccatcaaaatttcATTGGCCTCAGAATAACACATCATCATCACTAGTTATTGTGTTTTACAGAAGATCATAAGTCATTTGTATACAGTTATTTTCTTTAGATGTTGTTGTTTCCTTtagacaggaataaaaaaaaaacactgagcTGTAGTAAACTTACCCTTGATgaaatatttaatgaatttgcCAGAGTTTGGGATTGAAAGCCACCAGCTGCCTGCATCTCTTACAGTCAGTACACCTGATTTTACCAGCTGTCTGCAGGTAGATAAACATCCTTTAAATACTGTACAGATCAGAACCAACCAAATGATGTTTAACACAGCATAATTAATAACCTTACGTTATCTCAGAATCGCTAAAAAGAAACTCCTTGAGCATTTTGTCTTTGCTGAAGCTCAGATCAGAACATGCGGGAATGACTTTATTCAGAAATTTCTCCACAGTTGTAAGTGTATCTCTGCCTTCCTCCCCTTGCAGGACTTTGGCTCTGTAGTCTTCAGCGAACACCAAACCAAAGGCTTCAGAGTCAAATCCCAGCTGAAACATCAACAGCTCGCCATTTTCTCTCAATTCATTCTGCCAAAACAAAGAAGAAACTCTGACACTCTGACATCTCTTTAGGCCTTCTGGTTATGTAAGGTGCAATTAATGATGGGCggttgaattattcaaaaataatgcacacccaaggtgatAACGCCCCATTCAGACGTTACTATCGAAGCTTCTGGACTGCTCTGCTggcgacacgagcgaaagtgaccaTTGGTGGTCCAGCAGAGCgagaaacttaaaaaaagtttaactttatgcaaatgatgaacAATTTTTTGAAGTGACAACCAATGGAagcgaagcagtggagttcatgtCATCTGGCTCTGGTTAGTTGTTTCTCTGGAGTGGACGTTACTCTCtagtttatgacaaccagatttagaaatgTCTGAATAAGGGGTAATGCAGCATGacgcattattttcaaataatttaatgttaattattcctcttataccacggttaccacagacatttcTCTGGTGGGTTATTttatttgacaggtcaggtgagcgttttacaaaaaataatcaacacccgtgGGATCcaagacccgtggtataataaTCCAGAACCATTGAATGATTTTTGATGAATAGGAAATGTATTTTGTGCTCTTACCACCAGCTTGTCCACTAAGGTTTTGTCATTGTGTAAACTGTAGAGTTGATGTTTTAAGACCACCGGAGGAAGACTGTCATTGAAGAGTTTACGTGAAAACAGAGTCACGAGATACTGCAGACTTGATCTGATATCAGCCGTtacatctgtttaaattaacATCACACTGTTTCATCATCTTCACACACACTGATCCAACAAACACCAAACAACAACAAGTCACTGACAatcaatgaatgaatgaatgaatgtgttGCTGTTTGTTCTGTCTCTCTTTTACTCTCAAAACTTATTGAAATGTAAAGAGGACTCCATGTTGTTTCCTCCCAAAAGCAGTTTAATCTGCATCTTCCTACTCAAAAGCAGCTCTTTTGTCATATTTATATTGTAAGATGatgtgtgaatatcaaaagtatAGGCTTGTCGTCTCCTGTGTGAAGGTTTGTTTCAGCGACGGAGTTAAGTTTAATGTAAACATTATTACACACTGACAGACAAACCAAACCTGATATAATATACTGATATAGTGCCATCATGTAATGTTTTTATCAATACACCAAGTTGTTGCTTATAGAAATCACACTCAAATATTACACATCACACATGTAAACAAACTTACCGTGAGTCTCTCCATTATGTTCATCTGATTCACATCTGCGTTTCTTCTTTAAACAGAATGTGTTTGCGATCAGAGCTCTTTTTCTGTTCATTGATTGATGTTTTAGACACTTTCGCTATTCGCAGAGataatattttacaaataactgtaGTTTCCTTTGCTATAGATGTCCGCTAGAAATGGCGCAAGAgcgtttatttatttacattattttcGGATGACAGAGAAATGCggaaaaagtgtttaaaaacaacCCTTTAACTTTCTTTTAACTGCTTGAGGTTCCTGTATGTTTGTTCAGAGAGCTTTAACTCCAACGACAGCTGTCAgtttcttcttcttttctttttaaaggCGGTTGGCAAGCTCAGTTAAAGGTTCATTTCCGCCACCTGCTGGACTGGAGTGTGGAGCACGACTTTTGtgacagcatatttataatagAAAGGAACTTATTTACTTCATTATGTAATCttcaaattatatttattaGACCTATTGCTTTTAAATAATGAATGATTGcattatacactcacctaaaggactattaggaacaccatactaatactgtatttgaccccctttcgccttcaggactgccttaattctaagtgtcattgattcaacaaggtgctgaaagcattctttagaaatgttggcttatattgataggatagcatcttgcatggagatttgtgggatgcacatccagggcatgaagctcccgttccaccatcccaaagatgctctattgggttgagatctggtgactgtgggggtcaTTTTGGTACAATGACAGGTAGGACACTTCCCCAGTTCTGAAGTGGTAAAacaagagtgtgtgtgtgtgtggatgtgtGGTGTTACTGTAACTTATTGTACTCTTTTAAATCTTTGCATATTAAAAGGAATTATGTATTTTCaatgtgttttgaataaattTTGTGAAATATTTCCTGTTATCTGATATCCTGTTGTCTCAGCCACTACGTATTCGTGTGCTTTTAGGACTTGTGCACTTGTGGGTCCCTGGCCCATTTCCGGGGTGGCGTAGTCAAATTACTGCCATATTTGGTATTGTTTAAACACTATCACATTGCCACACAcagtttttacaacaaaacccaacgccatgttattattttgaaatatgtcaaaatagctgtctTAATGAGTAGTAAACAGTTGATTACTGTATGtcttaaacgaataaacatttGGTTGCATTCGGTCTTATAAGCCTAACCTGTTGAagtctgtcattaaagttaattaaataagaaaaaaagaagAAGAGAAAACCATTCACTGCACCCAAATGAGTAAATTCtgtaacttttaaaagaaagattaaAATCCTTTGCACTGAGCTCTGTTATTTAaagtttaaggtttatcatGCAGTTTAGATTTCCTGAACAACTTTTACaaaagttactgcattggatattttggttcaCTAACACAGAGTAAATCAGATGTGAAAAATAGACAGGTTAAAAAATCACCcttacaatgtgtttgcatctaATAATGTATGCAGTTTGGAATATGTATCTAATGTGGGGTAATTAGGTTCATTCACGCTTTTTTTAATCATGGTTACACATAGTTTTCTTCCATGGGCTATAGAGCCGTAAAGTAGCCTGGCCACCCAAATAACAATCTAGTGTCACCTGGTATTACAAGGCGGGTCACCTATCCAGGTACTATCCAGGACCGACCCTGCTTAGCTTCTGGGATCTGACAATATCAAGGGTGCTCATGGTGGTATGACCTTCAATGAAAGCTGCTATCAATGAAAGCCCTTTAAGGGCTGAGATGAGCCCAGGCATGTACTGTCCATCGGTCTGCCACAGGCTTtgtgggccgatgggaatgttaaagtaatttaaatttaattataTTGTTGTATCAGTCAAACCAAACGTATTAGCTTTGTGTCTCTCAGTCACCGGACAAAAGACAAAAAGAAGCTAATGCAAGCTGCTGGACTGACAGGCAAACAAGCGTGATGATTGCATGACGTATGCATGTCGCACCGGTCAATCAGAATTATGTTCTTACAAACAGCAGGTGCGTTCCACTTCATGCACAGATTGACCAGCGTATGACGTCTATTTACTGCGAGAACAAAATATTGAAACATGtgaacaatgataaaacaacatttacatgaaagGGACAGtatttaatgtttaaatgtCTGCTGTAACTCTGAAATTTCAAGCAAGAATACTGTGATCACAGATATTCCAAAATTATTTGTTAAAACAAGTATCATTGGACCTTCTGCATTTGCAAGATGCATTGCATGGATTAGGCTTGCTGCTGCATCGGGCTGTCTTCCACCCATTGGTGCAGGCACAGGTGATTAACTCCTCACTGGCATCTGAACCTGGGGGTACTGACATGAGTTGAGGAATAAGGGAATTCCCCTCCGTCTTCCATCCCATGGTTTCAAGGGTGGCAGAACTGGCTGTTGCAAGTGGGCCTGCCGCCAGACCAAAGCCTGGAAGTGAATGAATGTAAAAGTAGAGAGCGTCTCTGGTTGGGGGCAGTCGTTCTATTATCATGCCCTTGACAAACATGCTTGCTCGAACTTTACTGATGTTATCAGCATCCTTTACACCat
This genomic interval carries:
- the whr1 gene encoding serine/threonine-protein kinase 19, whose amino-acid sequence is MNRKRALIANTFCLKKKRRCESDEHNGETHDVTADIRSSLQYLVTLFSRKLFNDSLPPVVLKHQLYSLHNDKTLVDKLVNELRENGELLMFQLGFDSEAFGLVFAEDYRAKVLQGEEGRDTLTTVEKFLNKVIPACSDLSFSKDKMLKEFLFSDSEITQLVKSGVLTVRDAGSWWLSIPNSGKFIKYFIKGRKTVLGMVKKSKYGEILKDELEGRRTTSQVKFQMKYHVHDIVGAELVECIQTTSGTLLRYVDGNINQSNTFLS